From Gossypium raimondii isolate GPD5lz chromosome 11, ASM2569854v1, whole genome shotgun sequence:
aattttatttttgatggtAATGGAAATCTCCATTCATTTTGGTGTGTCAAAAGTTTAATGGTAACATTTCTAGTTTAACCATCTTCTCTCTTTATTCTCTCAAAAGCAACTCACAAGAGAAAACTGTCTATCATAAAGTCCagtattttgtattttctttttcctgtcAGTCTTGAGTTTATTGTTTCGAAATTTTagatatatgtattaaatttattttatcatgtttatAATATTGTTTTCTCATATATCAAATGTACTATGttcgagtaaaaaaaatttctggtCAGATTTTGGACCCATTTTTATTAGGAGAAATGTCAAAGTCATGTCAATTATATTAAGCTAAAGAATGTGGGGAGAAACAcaataattctatttttcaaaacttaTGCTGCCATTAGTCTTAAAGGTCTGAAGTGAAATTCCAAAGGTTAAGTTGAGATGCACTTTCTTGACAATTCGACCAAAAATGGATTCCTAAAGTCGGATGAAAAATGTGCAGtgaaaatttgtgtttaaaGGATCTGACATTGTCTTGAAAAAGTagaatgagaaattgaaatgTTAATGCACTTTTTGTCTCAGCCACAACAGAACTGACTGAGATTCGGACTTCACCCCTAATTCGTTCAACATATTAagattttattagtaataattaaTAGCAACCCAGATGAGTTTTGATTTAGTGATatggttttttaatttataaattaaaagaaaaagagaacattttcttcttttcctttactaaattatttataaataaaacagtGTCGTTAAATGAAGCCAAAATGGTAAATtccaaactttattttaaatctcAACGGCTAGTTGGGGCCCTCAAAATTAGAACGTTACCATCCCTCCAAACCTTCCATtccatttataaatataaataacttcacaccacaccacaattcaattcaatatatcCATTTCTTCAACCCCACTTAAAATTTaagcctttttctttttttttaattgatctcaATAGTTCAAAGCAATATCCACCCGTATCAATGGCGGAGCAAGCGGTGGAAAAGCCACTTAACAGTTCATCTGAGTCTGAAAATGGTGGAATATTGGAGAAAACCCCGCCACTCCAGGACCAGAAAATTGATGAGAATATTCAAGAAGATTCAGGCAAAGATTTGAAAAAAACGTGCACCCCTGATAGGCTTAAAGTCCCCAAGGCATTCAAGTTCCCTGAAAGGTAAGTAACTCCAACATatcttttattttggtttaaaattatgATCTGTTTCATGAATTTCTCTTTTTTCGTGGTTGGTTTCAGGTATAGAAGTCCAACCGATTCTATGATGTCGCCTGTTACAAAAGGTCTTCTTGCAAGAAACAGGAAAGCTGGAGGTTCACTCTTACCACCTAGTATAAATCAAACTAAGGTAATTTTCGAACTCAATCTTGTAATCTGTTATTGAGATGAGAAATTTATAATCCTAAATCAATCTATGAAGTTTGTATTGATTTATcatttgcatatttttattctaatttttcaagttatttacTGTGTTCTTCGATGTTTGCAGATCCATGAATTGCGTGTTCAAGATGTTGGTCTTTCTCACAACTGAACAAGCTAAAACCAGATGGATTTGTCTGAAATGAAATGGTGTTAATGTCGATATAAATTACAAGCAAAAAGAATGCTGTTTATGGGATGtaatctctcttttttttggaTGCGAAATCTTGTtctaataataacatatttttggTAGCTGATTAATCATAATGTTCAAGTGCTTCATGGGAGAGCGAGTAAAGTGATGTTTttacaaaaggaaaaatgagCTCTTATATTCTGTTctccaaagaaaagaagaagaagaagaagaagaagaaactgtTTTTCAACCATTTTATCTGGAAAAGTTAACCAAAcagaactttaaaaaatatggtTTGATGATTTGTTGAAGATAATGGCTCATTCTAACAACTCTCCAGAATAACTTGGTTAAAACCAATGACCCCGATATCTTCTCTCTGCCTTCCATTGTTAGCTTTATAATAACTCCCCCCCATTTTTGTTTATGCCCCCACCCCCATTGATCTTCTCATCTTACTTTTCCCTATATTCTTTCCTCTCATCATGAAGTTTCCATCTTCCACTTCTCTAAGCAAAAATAGGTGATCAGATTGAAGATTCCAACTAAGTTATCATAGAGTTGAAGCTATGGGTAATGAAAGCCGCATGAAATCAACAGATATTCAAGTTAAACCTCTTTCAAGGCATGAAAGTTCAGCCTCCTCctcttcttcatcatcttcttatTCTCAGAACCTTGAAAAATCCCAACTCAACAAGTCATCAACAGCTACTGAGCAGACCCCAGGTAATGGAATGGATGCACAACAAACTCCAGCAGTGTACGTACCAGATCGGATACCATCGTCCATTTTCAGTAGCAAACCTGCAACACCAACGGACTGGAGCAATGCTTCAAACGAATCGTTATTCAGCATTCATGTTGGGAATAACAGCTTCTCAACGGATCAATTCCTTACGCTGTATAAATCTGGTGAATTAACCAAGTTGGATGAGCAGATTATTGCCCAATGTGGCGTCTTGCCTTCACTGAAAGAACTAGATGACATGGCGGAAAGGGAAGATGAAAATATAGGCAAGAAAGAAATGCCAACGACAGGGATCAGAACCAAACAAGTTGCACAGGATAATGGCTACAGATATGGCAGTGGAAACCAAACCCATGAACCGAAATTCCCAGCAGAGGCCCATAATTCACCTAAAAGTAGCGTGTCTTGTCGGTCTGATGAGAGCACTCTTTCCTTTGCATTCCCTGTGTAAGAAACTATACTTGCAACACTTGATTATGATTCATCTATTTTATGGAAAGCATGGAACTGAACTTGTTTAGCTGTAAATTAATTACAGGTTGAATGGAACGGATGGTGGAAGACTGAGTTCAGTAAATAGCTACCAAAACAACCGAGGATTCAAGATACAGTCAGTAAAGCAACAGCAGCAGCAAGTTCAAGAGCAAGAGCAAGAGCCGAAGCAATATGCTGAAGAAGTGAAACCAAAAGCTCAGGGTACTCCCCAAAATGCATCCGGTCGAAGCTGGTTTGCCTGGTTCCATTGCTGCCGATATCCttgatttttcattaaaacaatCTGACCTGCACTACCTGCTCATCTAATCATTTCCCAGGGAAGGGAAACATCCATTGCCTGCCCTCTAGTTAACTATAATGTTATATTAGATGGTTTCTAGTATTGTATTAAAAGAGAAAAGCATGTATTGGGAGGAAGATAGTTTGAATTATCAATGTACAGATATTTATGTGTTGGTAATGCAAGGTTGAACATTGGTTGAGAAAAGACTCTGAAGAGGAGTTAAATATATAGGATTGTTCTTACCTTTAATTGTTCAACACATGCGTTATCATTTCTTATGTTCGTGTTCATGTTAACACGTCTCTACAATAAGTATAgtgtgtgtttattttaaaattttgttttatttaaacatatattgaaaatttgatcaCTTTCCTTCAGTTGCactatttatagaattttatcctttttgcccctatatttttaccattttgtcCCTACATTTCTACCGTTTTGCCTTTTGGAAAACAatataaacaacaaaaagagaaatCACTCTTTCCTCTTTGCCTGCTTTGCTTTAGTCATTTTTCAATCAAGTGTCCTATTCTTTTGAGAAGAACAATTTCAATAGTTGTtccacttttttttatttgggtgtacgaatataaaaatattatgctaACTTTGGAGGGCGACGATTaaggtaaatttatttttaagatgatGGTTCTTTCACGGCACAAtaattactttattatatatttatctttaatttattttttcagtcAATACTAACGAGTTTATTTTTCAGCGTGTTTTTCCAACATTTTAATCATCAAAGTGTACAATTTGGATCTacctaaattccaattttccattttgtttttgatgatttACATTTTCTTGGCTTATACtgtataatttcaattttatttctgCAAAATATGCTCCCAAAAAAAAACCCTACATCTTCCTGTAACATGCTTCtaaataaaatggttaagttttttttttttttttgcgacAATAACTACATATTATAGTTGTTATTtgtggttttgattttctttctcaCCGATTTTCACTCTTATTGACCCAAATAGTAGTATTAGGTTTAAATCTATCAAAGTCTttcaaaaaacattttttaacttAATGTCACAGAATAGATATGGGAGCAAACTCTTGGTAGTGCTCGACTTAAACCGGACGATATGTTTGTAGCAAGTATGAATCTCAAAATGCAGAGTCATAAAAGGCAGCAATATGGGGGTCTTTTTTGCTTGTCAATCGCCTACAAACTcatcttatatatattaaatcatttaaaaataaaaataaaaacctttgATCCACCATTAAAAAGCCAAAGAAATCATTTCAGCCGATGCTTTATAAATTAGTACCTTAATAACTACgaatcttgaaattttaaaattataaattcaccGAAATATGGGagttttacttttgtaaataactttttataaagaaaaaagaatcacTCGATTTAAGGAAAGGCCTTATGCAGTTAATAATTGTTCTTAACAAAACTAATGACTAGAACATCtcaaaaataaagctaaaatgAAGCAGCCACAGATACTCAAAAGGACTAGATAtgcttttatcaaataatatttagtcTCTAGTCACGCTTCCACCCAATGCTCAAAAGTTAAGGCCACAAGATTTGTTTCcaaacataaacaattatatgtaTAGTATGGTAATTGGTTTATTTGCCACTACAGTCACTACTAGTGCTTTCCTGTGTTACCTTGACGATAACGATCCTCAGGGTTATGTGGTCTCTCATAAGGATTCACTTTCTCACGCCCTGAGGTATTTGATCGACGGTACCCATGTGACAAAACCTTGTAGTCGATTGCAGCAGCTAGATGTCTTGCACCTCCTCTTAGATATTTGTTAGCCAGAAAAGAATCCATTGCACTGCTCCCAGGGACTAGAGGGTTACCAATATCTTCACATCTGACACCTTTTGGTCCAGTGGTGAGCAACAAAAACAGCACAAGGCAAACCCTACAACATTCACCAAATGATTAGCCAACATAACACCTCCAGACAAAGTAATGCAAGACTCAGgcttgtatatttatttatacattgtTTCATCACCATTGTGTTAACTTTTTGCTTCTGAAGCATTTGAACTGCAATCTTAGTGGTTACTGGATGTGTCATCTTTTCGATGTTTTACAAGAGATGTAAAGCAATGTACAGTTGAAAGAAAATAACTTAAGTGTTTTACTGAAGACATCTTGAAGACTGCAGAACCCAAGACAATGAGATGAGATGAATGAATTTCTCCTCGGAGAATCCCAGGATGAGGAGATTTAGTCAAACAAATGCAACCTACCAAAGCTCCCCAGTCTTGATGTTTGTATCTGTGGGGATGAGTTGTTTTGTGTCTACATGTACACAAGCGGTGGATTGCTGCATCTTCACCATCTTTGCAAGAGATCAAAGTGGTGAATTGCAAGGAGACCAAAGGTCACTTAAATTTTTCTCTCACTCATGACAGTATTATATTAGGAAAAGCCAAAATTAACAGAGAAAAGGTAAAGTCCATGCTACTGATATTGGTATACGAAGAAAACTCTGAACAgaagataaaatttaagaagTTGGCACTGTTTTTTACCAGCAGCATGAGAGAATATGATCAAAATGAGTTCAAGAGCCTTTTTTGGGATCCAAGACACCAATAAACACAAAGATCTTTTGGACTTCCATATATGGTTGGcaggagaagaaaaaagaaaggagaaagagctggataaaacaaaacatttctTTTACgaggttaaaaaaaaaagttcttcAAAATCAGTTTTACAAGCAACACCCATTTCAGCCATTAATTGTTTCATGTTTTGTCAAGTATTGAGATCAATAGCTTGATATTAGCGAAGTGATTTATCGGGTTGTATTGGAAGAGACTATCGGCAGCTAGGACACAGTATGCTCCTCACCTAGCTAGTTAACTACTTAACTTTAAACTCAAACATACAAATCATACAAGAATCTTATAAGGGTGGAGCAGACAGGCAATCTCCGGtactatatatgtatatatcaagcaataaaaaaggaaatatgaGAGAGAAAGGAAGTACCATCCTCTGCTTTTCTCTTGATTTGTTGATTTTGTGTCCGACACCTGAGCTTCTTTAgcaatttttaaggttttgcTCTTATAGAAGTTCGAAATGAAGCTTGAAAAGGATCCCATAACCATCTCCTTCATCTTTCTTCCCATGCAAACTACCTTTCCTATGGGAGCCTCCATGAGTATGTTTATCAGGAACATGATTGCTTCTTCCACACCCTTCATCAATGGCAACCAGGAAAGCAGTGTAATATCCTGACAAGAAAACAACATTAGAATCAAAATTACTAAtaccatataaatatacataagtTAACCCAAATGAAAAggaatttaatttggttaaaatttattaggTAAATTTTCTAATATCTCATAGCCAGCTAGTTTAGAAGATCAAAATTCTAACATCTGTAGATTTCAAGAAGTACACTTCCACATTTAGTTTTGTTCGTGATttattattgatgattttacatgtatggtttattaaattttatttttgatttattttacaCAAACCGACGATCGACACAATCAAGCATAATCGACACCCAAACGAGAATTGATTACATACCTGTTTCGCCAAGAGCCTACATTTCTCCCATGAATTCTTGAAAATTGGTTGGTCTGAAATCTCTTCCATGGATTTAGGCACGGCGTCGTCGTTTCCGCAAATAAGAATTTCATTATAGATTTAGGGTGTAGGGTTTAAGATAGATCTCTTTAATGACCTTTCTCATTGAAAATTGTCATATGTTGGAATCTGACGCGCCTTATGTAATGTCCATTTCATTGTTTGGGTTTTGTTGTGATGAGTTGGTGAAAGCCCAATACAGCCCACAAAGGATTTGGTAAATTGTGTAAAAACACATacatcaaaaatagtaaatatttttaacaagaAAATTCACTGGCCAACCATCAGATGTCATTTTTAAAGTTATCGATAGGTTTTGAGGTTGAAATGGTTgtttaataatagtataaatatcctttaaaaattaaattttaatttaatgtgtgattgtataaataaactttaatttggtataaTGAAACcttaattgtggttcaaatatatatttaaaactttaattttgttttaatcatacacatttaaagaactaaatacatcaatatatttttatattgaataaatataattattatataaatatcagtaattatattaataatttataaaaattaggtcaaattaaagatttatgtatacaattataatatatagtgcacgtattaaaataattgttatattagaaaatgaatgcCAATAACATTTTCCGTATGTGTGAAGGGAAGCTCAAAATCCCAACTCTTACGGTATATAAACTTCTCTAATTCAACATCAAACTTGCATGATTTGTTTGTCATTATTCCAACCACCAAAAGTAAAAAACCACTTTCTTAAGGACGTAAATGGTCAGAATGTGGAGAAAATCTATTTTGCATTTTCCCTTCTGGTAAAAGAATTTCATTGTTGATTTAAAGATGTTTCCCATTCTATTATGGTTAATAATATGGGTTAGTTTAacaatgcttttgaaaagtgctatggaaaaatatttttgaaaagtttggtttaaaatttaagtgtttggcattgttattaaaaaatacttttaagaaataaaatgttcattttagaaatgttattatcaagtaacaaatatacatttaaataatatttaaattagttagtactattatattttagcaagaatataaaaattattataactagttgttaatattttaatatatgaaatataaattttaaatatttttaaacaataaatattaattatttataaaatttaattaaaatatataaactatattttaaatatttaaatataaccattaaatatttgtaattaatattttaaaaatatttttattttattttaatgaatgattttaacacatttgtaattaagcacctagaagaaaaaaagggaaagtactatgttattggagggataaaaagtaattaagcatcAAAAGTGTTTTTGTGAAAGGAAAGctaaaaaattttagctttttcttttcaaaagtgtttttgagcaaaaaaatttcagccaaaagcaACTTATTTAGCAcaacttttctttcaaaaatatttttggagcTAGAAGTGCTTTTTTTAAGTGCTACTAAACATGCCCTATGTTTGCTATCTATTGGGATCGACTAGCATAAACAACGAGATAGTAAAAGTGGAGAAGATCGAACACAAACATTTCACGCGAAAAACCCTCAAAGAGGGAAAAACCCTCAAAGAGGGAAAAACCATGGGTAACGGTGACTTTGACTTTTcactaaataagtaaataagcaAGAGtaaaatatggagaaaataaacctaaatgtacTAAACGTATAATCCTAAATCCCAAAAATAAAGTCAtaactcaaaaacaaaattcttttcATAATTACCACAAAATTCTCATAAAAACTCATATGCAACTACATCTTGTCACCCTCAAGAAAAACACTCACTGATTAGCATGTCTAAATCAAGGTTACTATGGCCCTTTAAATAGCTAATATTAGAGTtttaattatactaaaatattcCTGAAGCAGTCAAAGCTCAACTAGAAGAAGTCCTGTTGAGTTGTCCAAAACGTGGTTGTATAATATCAGACATCATCGTGATGTCATGACATGCCAGCTTTCCTCGTTACGACATCGTTGTCACGTCCATTACCAAAAACTATCGCACCGTCCCAACGTCGGGGACCTCCTTTACGTCGGGCCTATTTTAGCCCTTTTTCAATTGCTCGTCGATTATCGTCTAAGTTTTTTCgcaaaatcccaaatttttaaaaaaaaattcaatataaccccttttaCAAGTATTTAATCTTCtctgcaattttaaaccgagaccaaaccaacacaaccaatcaatttcaacatattttcaagatagatttaacgtattcataagataacctcatcacataccaaaaccaaaatttgttagccataccaatggctaaccattcattcatttcacattaacatttactttactagcttataaaTGCCAtcgatttccaaaataaagtttctttatataccgagatcttgaggttgatagtgtgatacgtctCTAACCGAATCcaacctccgagctcttaataCTACAAAActggggaaaaagaaacagggtaagcactttgtgcttagtaagttcatgtaacaagaattatacttacctaatatttttaatacaatgcaataaatattCATACACTCATTccatacattattcccctatcatgcacaaactcaacattcaaattagtccaacaatttccatgtatcaataatttataccatgattgatgagctcatcaattccatgatttccatttccttgttatttttcatatttaaatatatgaaatataaattttaaatatttttaaataataaatattaattatttataaaatttaattaaaatatataaaccatattttaaatatttaaatataaccattaaatatttgtaattaatattttaaaaatattttattttatttttaatgaatgattttaacacatttgtaattaagcacctagaagaaaaaaagggaaagtactatgttattggagggataaaaagtaattaagcatcAAAAGTGTTTGTGAAAGGAAAGctaaaaaattttagctttttcttttcaaaagtgtttttaagcAAAAAAATTTTAGCCAAAAGCAACTTATTTAGCAcaacttttctttcaaaaatgtttttggAGCCAAAAGTGCTTTTTTTAAGTGCTACTAAACATGCCTTATGTTTGCTATCTATTGGGGATCGACTAGCATAAACAACAAGATAGTAAAAGTGGAGAAGATCGAACACAAACATTTCACGTGAAAAACCctcaaaaaaaaagtaaacaagcaagagtaAAACATGGAGAAAGcaacaaaaaattgaaagaaaatagcaGCAAAAACACCAAGAAAACAGCAGCAAAAGGGCCCTCACCACCGTCACGCAACCACCGCCACCGTCTTTTTCCCCTTACCTCCACCACTTGAAAGCCACAATTaatcaaaaagaaaagcaaaacaaaaaaagcagcagcagaaaaaaaaacaaaagaaagagttCAAAAATCTGGCCGCCCTTCACCACCACCGTGCCCACCGCCGCGCCCTTGCTTTCCTTCCACCGCCAGCACCTACAACACAATCAAGCAAGGCAacaagcaaaaaagaaaaaaaatagcaagtaaaaaaaaacagcaaccaaaaggaaaaagaagggagaaaagagaagagaaaagaaaagagagagagagagagaggagaaGGGAGGCGCACCGACCACTGCACCACCGAACGGAGGAAGCGTTAGCGGCGGCGTAAGGCTAGGGTTCGGCtcgaagaagaaaaagagaaagaaaagaaagaagaaaaagaaaagacaaaagaaaaaattatatatatcacaGTCGGGTCAACCCGACCCGCAAAACTGACCTGACCCACGGCACCCACCAACCCAACAGCAGGCCAGTCCACACCCAGGCAGCACAGCAGACCTGTCCAGCCAACAGCAGGCCATCCCACTCCCAGCAGGCCACACCAGCAGCAGCAGGCCCATTCCCAGTGGCCCAAAACAGCAACCCagcagaaaaaaaagaaagcaggCCATTTTTAGCATGCCAACAGCAGACCCATTCCAACAGTTGGGCAGCAGGCCAGTCCAGCACCCAGCAGTCGGCCCACTCCACACGGCCCGCACCCCAGCTGATCCAGCAGGCCAGCAGATTCGGCCCAGTCCTTCGCAGCCCAACAgcaaaaaaagggggaaataaaaaaaaagggaaaaggccCAAAAGTGTGCAGTCCATAACTTTGGGTTTTGGTAAATTCTTGATCTTTTAATTTCgtctaaatatttaaatgttgtCTCGTGTTTAATATTATTGGCATTTTCTTTGagctttttattttgtatttatgttttaaattttattttattttaattcgaaCAATTTTAATACATAAGGCAACGAACCGGTTTAACATTAAgtcgttgatttcatcgctatatTGGGTGAATATCATTggctcgtgttaaatacggGACGCCCTTATAAAAAATCGAGAAATTCAAAAATCCTCGGGTTAAGAATAAAATGTCTAtcttttgtaaattattaaattatttttaaaaatatatataataatatgtaatttatcacaattttcgtattttaaaaaaatttagtgttttcagaaaaaattctagtgtttcaaaatttttgtgttaaaaaatttttttgtgttttcaaaaaaaattcccgtctttcaaaattttcatgtttttttttaaaaaattcgtgtttcaaaactttcgtattttcaaaaaattctagtgtttaaaaaattttgttttttttaaaaaaaaattcgtgttttcaaaaagttttcttgtttcaaaaattttcgtgttttcaaaaaattctcgtgtttcaatcAGATCacgattaaataataattagaactcgtatttttaaaaattaggacAACGTCCGCTTAACGAGATAcaaattttgggcgtcgcgagggtgctaataccttccttgCGCCTAACAGACTCCCAAACTCTAATTTTCTCTAGAATTTTGACGTAGACCTAAACTCggcctttttaaaaaaaaatgaaatttacaaaataatttttcttttaaaaaagagaatttGATAGGTGTctgatcacacctagaaaaaaaagatcggtggtgactcctcttttgtaaaaaaatcaagaccctgttttcaaattttcaacaatcaATTCGACTAACGCCCGTGCTAAAattttttaggtcgctacaggGTGTATAGAAGGCGTCATTGGTGACAACTGAATCCTCTTATGTTTCATGAGTGGAGCGCCTGCAAAACagatttaaataattgaagataGCGTTGTTGAAAGTATTTTTTAAGCTATAAGTAATGTTAAATTGACAATTCCAGAAGTAAGAAAATGCTTTTGAATCCTtggaaaaaacatttttaaagtcAAGTCACATTTTCAaccattatttataatttaatgtgtTTTATGTACTAATTATATTGgatatacaattatttttctattgaaatttattttaaatatatactattatatagttaatttttatagttatattttaatgatatttaaaatatagattatatatttaaattaaattttataaataataattattaattgcttacaaatatttaaaatttatattgcatatatcaaaatattaataatgagttatgataaaaaatttatatttatattttaatatcataataataacGAGTTTGaatattattcaatttcaccacaccatgtttaaaataaatatattatttcttaaaaatatttgttattaataataataaatacttatTCATAGGTACTGCACTGCTAAGTAGTTAAAACAAGACAAGGTACGTATT
This genomic window contains:
- the LOC105802503 gene encoding uncharacterized protein LOC105802503; the protein is MEEISDQPIFKNSWEKCRLLAKQDITLLSWLPLMKGVEEAIMFLINILMEAPIGKVVCMGRKMKEMVMGSFSSFISNFYKSKTLKIAKEAQVSDTKSTNQEKSRGWVCLVLFLLLTTGPKGVRCEDIGNPLVPGSSAMDSFLANKYLRGGARHLAAAIDYKVLSHGYRRSNTSGREKVNPYERPHNPEDRYRQGNTGKH
- the LOC105802504 gene encoding uncharacterized protein LOC105802504 is translated as MAEQAVEKPLNSSSESENGGILEKTPPLQDQKIDENIQEDSGKDLKKTCTPDRLKVPKAFKFPERYRSPTDSMMSPVTKGLLARNRKAGGSLLPPSINQTKIHELRVQDVGLSHN
- the LOC105802502 gene encoding uncharacterized protein LOC105802502, coding for MGNESRMKSTDIQVKPLSRHESSASSSSSSSSYSQNLEKSQLNKSSTATEQTPGNGMDAQQTPAVYVPDRIPSSIFSSKPATPTDWSNASNESLFSIHVGNNSFSTDQFLTLYKSGELTKLDEQIIAQCGVLPSLKELDDMAEREDENIGKKEMPTTGIRTKQVAQDNGYRYGSGNQTHEPKFPAEAHNSPKSSVSCRSDESTLSFAFPVLNGTDGGRLSSVNSYQNNRGFKIQSVKQQQQQVQEQEQEPKQYAEEVKPKAQGTPQNASGRSWFAWFHCCRYP